The genome window CGGGTAAGAAAGAACAACAAATAAGGTATTTTGATCATGAGCAATTAATTATTGATATTGACACTTCAGATATAATTGAAATGATAAATTATACAATTAATAACAAAGAACCTGAAGAAGTGTTAGAGCGAAAAATTACGGCATTGGCATTGATATAAATATAAAATACTACTACAATAATACGGTCTTAACATAGGCATTTTATTCTAAAAAAAATTGATGCTGAAAACGAAATCAGTTTATGCAGATAAAGTCCCGGAAGATGGTATAAGAATATTAGTTATGAGAAAATGGCCAAGAGGTGTACCGAAAGCTAATATAGACAGATGGATAAAAGAACTGGGGCCAAGCACAGAGCTATTAAATGATTGGAATGAACACAGGGTTGACTGGATAGAATACGAAAAGAGATACAGGCGGGAAATGGAAGATCCTGAAAGGCAG of bacterium contains these proteins:
- a CDS encoding DUF488 family protein → MLKTKSVYADKVPEDGIRILVMRKWPRGVPKANIDRWIKELGPSTELLNDWNEHRVDWIEYEKRYRREMEDPERQQAIKKIAELSEKKTVTLLCWEESDEYCHRRLLKELIEKA